AAGGTGTCAGTGTGGCTTCTGGCAGCTCCTTGACAGCATTTGGCCTGATAGGACCGTATCAGGAGAGCTAGGTGAATGACCCTGGCCTGcagaactttctggaaagggGGTGAGGCAGGAGTAAGTGTGTGTGAAGCATCATGCCCTGACTTGGAGGCCTTCAGGGCAGCCTGTCCTAGCATCCACTGGTGTAGGGGTAGTGGTTGTTGGGGGGGATGAGGGGGACACAGTACTGACAGTCCCCCGCTTGTGTACAGATCACCCTTTACTGTTTACCAACCCTTATCCGTCAACTCATTTCTCTTCACAGTAGCCTTGTTGAGTGAGTGGATGGAGCATTATTACTGCCCAAATTGTAAAGATAACGATAATACAAGTTCTCAGTTATTGGATATTTTCCCAGTATGTCACTTTACATACAGCAGACCTTTCAAGTGAGAGCTACTACGGGAGGCAGTGAAGGCCCCAGAGGTAGCTTATTCAAGGCTGCACAGCTGCTCTGGGGCTTCTCCAGGAGGGAAGGCGCATCCCTGACCCCCCAGTCCAGTGGTCTTGATCAGGTTTCAGCCCGGAGAATGCTCGCTCCGCAAAGGGCGGCTTTCCCTGGGGCTCTGGCTAAGGCCTCCCCGCGTCTCTGGGCTCCGCAGGTGGTGTCGGGCGAATTCAGCGAGGACAGCGAGGTGTACAACTTCACGCTGCACGCGGGCGACGAGCTCACCCTCATGGGCCAGGCGGAGATCCTGTGCGCCAAGACCACCAAGGAGCGCTCGCGCTTCACCACGCTGCTGCGCAAGCTGGGCCGGGCCGGGGCGCTGGCCGGGGTGGGCGGTGGCGGCGGTGGCCCCGGGGGTGCGGGGGCCACGGGCGGCAGCACCAGGGCCATCAAGGGCAAGATGCCCTGCCTCATCTGCATGAACCACCGCACCAACGAGAGCCTGAGCCTGCCCTTCCAGTGCCAGGGCCGCTTCAGCACGCGCAGCCCGCTCGAGCTGCAGATGCAGGAGGGAGAGCACACCGTGCGCGCCATCATCGAGCGCGTGCGGCTCCCGGTGAACGTGCTGGTGCCCAGCCGGCCGCCGCGCAACCCCTACGACCTGCACCCGGTGCGGGAGGGCCACTGCTACAAGCTGGTCAGCATCATCTCCAAGACCGTGGTGCTGGGGCTGGCGCTGCGCCGCGAGGGCCCGGCGCCGCTGCACTTCCTGCTGCTCACCGACACGCCGCGCTTCGCGCTGCCGCAGGGCCTGCTGGCCGGGGACCCGCGCGTGGAGCGCCTGGTGCGCGACAGCGCCTCCTACTGCCGCGAGCGCTTTGACCCCGACGAGTACTCCACGGCCGTGCGCGAGGCCCCGGCCGAACTCACTGACGACTGCGCCAGCCCGCGCCGCGCGCGCCTCTGCCTGCCCGCGCCCCCGCGCGCCCCACCCCTTGCGCGCGCCCCCGGCCCGCCCGGCGACGGCGACCAGGAGTACGTGAGCCCGGACTGGGCTGGCGCCCCGGATCCCACCGCTCCGCTCGCGGAGATCCCCTACGAGGAGTTGTGGACGCACCAGGCTGCCGAAGGCCTCTCTGAGGGCCGGGTGCGACCCGCCCCGGGGCCCGACCTTATCTCCTTCGCGGCCCCGGGGCCATCCCGCCTGGAGCCTGAGGCACCGCCGCCTCCCGTCCCCCCCAAGTCCGAGGCGGTGAGTGGCCGCGATGTAGGCGGGAAGGGTGGGAGGCAAGGAGCCGAGCTGGGGGCTCGCTCTCCTCGGGGACGGAGGTGGCCAGCCAGAGGCAAGTTCTCCTGAGCCCCAGGCTCCAGCCCCTGGAGTGTGTGACgggatggggggtgggcagaaggggagaagaaCAAGGGGAAAGACATAGGAGCATATTTGTAGTAAAGGATGCTAGAGACTGTGGCACTGGAAATTCTGGAGACAAAGATGCTAGTAGGTCTCTAGCTTGAAAGAATTTGGGATGGGCCCTGAAGGTCCCACAGAACAGGAATCCTTTAAGTTGTCCAGTGAAAAGACTGGTCCCATGATggaataaatttagaaatatgtaGTGATGATTCCTAGCTCACCCCCTCCTCACTTTGGAGCCACAGAACTTTGGtttattaaaggctctgagaagtcctgcaccAAGGAACCCTGTTTATGCCTAATGCAGAACTTCCCAACCATACTTGTCCACAGAAATGGACTATAGCTATTAACAGCCCTGAGAGTCCACTTTGAGTATTTGACCTATAAAAAAGGGGTACAGATGGCAGATActtgtctttccctttcttctccctgtcaataacactttcctttcctttttttttttttttaagattttatttatttacttgatagacatcacaagtaggcagagagacaggcagagagagagggggaagcaggctccccaccaagcagagatcccgaagcggggctcaatcccaggaccctgggatcatgacccgagccgaaggcagaggcttcaacccgctgagccacccaggcaccccccactttccttttccttaaggGACTAGGTTGACTAACCTGTTTTGATCTACTTCTGTATTCTCTTACACTCACGATGGATTTCCAAGGCCGTGGGAGATGGTGTATGTGGGCTCTCTCAGAGTGACACAGGCTGGAGAGGCtaccaggggtggggtgggtgagtAGTTGGAGGTAAGGTAAAGGCAGTCTCGTGGCAGTGTCAGGCCCAGACACCCTTCTCGCCCAGCTGCTTGGGAAAGGGAGGATTAGGAGAGTCCACTGCTTGGGACAGGGCGTGGAGTCATGGCCTTCTGCTTGCAGGTGAAGGAGGAGTGCCGCCTGCTCAATGCCCCCCCTGTGCCTCCCCGGGGCGGCAATGGTAGCGGCCGGCTCTCGGGCAGCCCCCCGGTGCCCCCGAGGTTCCCCAAGCTGCAGCCTGTCCACTCACCTAGCTCCAGCCTCTCCTACTACTCATCTGGCCTCCAGGATGGGTGAGCCCCTGCCTTCTCTTGGTGCTGGGTCCTCCTGAGGGGGACTGAGGAGGGGAAGGGCCGGGAGAGGGGAGCCAGAGCCAAGGGAGGAAGAGTTCAGGCCTGCCACTCAGAGCAGATGGGCCGCTGCTTTGCTTTCCACCTTCCTGCTTCAGCTTGTTCCTGACGAGTGGATGGGAACCCTGCTCAGGTTCCCTCCAGCCCGGGATCGGCCACAGGGACTGCTCCTTGTTCTATTAAAGTGTTTATGTAATTCAGTTTAGTCTAATTTTTCCTGGAGTGGGAGAGGCTGGAAGACAGACACGGGCAgtcccggggtggggtgggggggtcttgGGCCTTGGGGGCTGGGGCGCGAGCAGGCATTCCTGAGATCCGAGTGGCAGTCTCTGGCCCGGCAGAGTGGTGTGCTGTGTCCTAGGAGCCTGTGGCGTTTCCCTCTTGCACTGGCTTACCTTTCCGCGTGTGTCTCACTCTCTGCCCACAGGACAGGTTCCCGCAGCGGCAGCGGCTCTCCGTCCCCGGACGCCTACTCCCTTTATTGCTACCCGTGCACCTGGGGAGACTGCAAGGCGGGCGACTCGTCCAGCCGCCCACCCCCGGGACCCCCGCCCTCAACCACGCAGCCCAGCCAGGCCGCCCGGGCCCTTGCAGAGCCTCTGAGCAGTCGAGCCACCTCCCTCCTGGGGGCTGACCCCCCCATTCAGGCGTACCACAGCTGTCCGCCTCTGCTCAAGCCCTCTCATCCCCAGAAACGCTTTGCTCCATTCGGAGCTCTCAACCCCTTTTCGGGGCCTGTCTACTCCTCAGGCCCTTCAGCGGCCTCCTCTTCTGGGCCCACCACCAACTCGGGTCCCCTGGCTACCTCCAGCCCTGCCTTTTCTCCAGGCCCAGGATCCCCAGGCCAGGCCTATTCAGCTGCTCCTCCCTCGTGCCCCACCTCTTCGTCCTCTTCCTCTGAGTGGCAGGAGCCAGCCCAGGAGTCCTTTGATCCCTTTGAGCTGCACCAGGGCAGTTCCCCAGAGCCCGAGCTGTTGCGCTGTCAGGAGCCCAGAGCGGTGGGGGCTCCCTGTCTTTTGCCACTTGGACCCCCCAAGACCTTTGAACCGGAAGGCTTGGTGCTGCGGCAGGTCCCCACCCCGCTGTCACCGGTGGGCCTGCAGGGGCCTGAGGCAGGCGGAGCACGGCTCCTTCTGCCCCAAGGGCGCCTGGAAGGGCCTCCTGCCAGTCCCCGGGAGGGGGCTGCAAGCTGGGGAGGCCGGGATGCCTCCCCCTGGCAGCCCCCTGCTGACCTGTCTGCGCTCTCCCTGGAAGAAGTCTCTCGAAGTCTGCGTTTCATCGGTCTCTCGGAGGATGTGGTGAGCTTCTTTGCCCGAGAACGCATTGATGGCAGCATCTTTGTGCAGCTCAGCGAGGACATCCTGGCCGATGACTTCCATCTCACGAAGCTGCAGGTCAAGAAGATCATGCAGTTCATCAAAGGCTGGCGGCCCAAGATCTGAGCATCCCAGCTCGCGGCTGCACAGCTGGGGACGCTGGTGTGGAGGCCATGGGGGTTAGCCACGGGTCCGCGGGGGGGAACAGTGGGCCCAGAGCAGGTCCTCCTGCAAGGAGATCCGTGCCAAGACTAAGGCAGCCAGGCGGCCCCTCTGAGGGAATCCAGGGGAGACACACTTGGAAATGGGGGCATCTGGCCTTTGTGCTGAGAGGCACCGGTGTGCAGCTGGGCCCAGGGATACATTGCTGAGATTCTCACGGTGGCAGGATGGGGTGTCCGAAGCTGGCCGGCATGGTGACCTGACATCCTCCCCCGCCCTTGTGGAGAGTGTCAGACATCTTGCACTTCTCAAGCTTGTAGGTTCAGGTTAGAGACAAGGGCAGACGGGCCATCATTTAAGCACAAATTCCCcaagtgcccccctcccccaccgtgcTCTGTGGGCTTTTGGCCTTGGTCGCCCCAGAGTCTGGGggcccttcctttccccttgtATGAACTCGGGCCCTGGCCCCGAGCACAGGTGTGTCAAGCCTGTGCCACTGTGCCTCAAGGCTCTGGCTCAGGGCGCCGGTTGGCGGGGAGGACTCCGGAAGAGCACAGCTCTGCCGCTGACCCACTCACCTAGCTGGGGAGGCCGATGTTCCAGACTTCTCTAGCGCCCCCGCTGCTGCCTTCCGTCCTGTGAGTTCTCACTCCCTGGAGAAGCGGGTAGGTTGAGGTCAGCGGCTCCTGGATTGAAGCGGCAAGTGGCCTCCAAGCACTCCCACTtctgcccagctcctgcccccTTCGCTGGACTCCTGCAAACATCTGGTGTCCTTCTCTGGTCTGTCACTGGCACAGGTGGGATGGTTGGGAAAGAGAAAGCACCGTGGTTTGGGAAAACCGGCTTTCTCCCTGCTCCTGGAGCCCAGGCCTCCTGCGCTTGTGCCTATGCCTGTCAGGTCTCTGGGGCCTGGATCCGGGCATGGCAATCTGCTGGCACCGGGAGCAGGCTGGCCGCTGTGTCCAACCAtccggcccccccaccccccactctcttggtccccctcccacacaccctcGGGGCTGCACTAACTCTCCTCACGCCACTAGCGGCCGGCCCCAGCCGACCAGCCTTCTCTTCTGCCTTACCTAGCCTACCTACCTAGATATTTATTTGCTCCATTTTCCTCTGAAGTATAGTGAGGCCACGCTGGTGCTCGCGCCCCCAGCAGTCGCCTCCGCTCCGGGCCAAGGGGAGTCCGGAAGTAGAGCACACACGCTGTTGCTGAAGCATCGGGCTTCCCTGCCGATCACTCTGTGAATCCTCAAGGACTCTTGAAATAAATGCTAGAGCACAGAACGGGAGTCGGGGGACAACTCTGGGTGTCGACCCTCTTCCTCTGGAGGGCCCAGGGGACCGGCAGGTACAAGGCATGGGCCTCCAGGCAGGGGAGGACTTTGGAGTGGGGTGTGCACATGGCCCACTCCTGGGTTCCCTTCCGAAAGcccctcctcagcccctcccctacAAGAACCTTCCATCTCCCACCAGCGTTTCAACGGAATTCCTAGTGCTGCTGAGTGGAAAGCTCCCTGTCCTCAGCCCGGGCCCAAGTTTAAGTTCCTGCACTGACCAAATGCCCACCCGACGCCCTCCCAGAGCCCCCATTTATAATCCCGTTAATGGCTCTGCGGAGAGCATCCGTTCCCTATTTCCTACTGGTCATCTGAAAATCCCAGCACACAGGTGACTCGGGTTTTGGGTCTGGCTTCGCAGCACCCGTGAGTGGTCCGTGGAATCGGCGCGAGGCTCTCTGTCCAAGGGTCCCAGCAAAGCTGGTGCCAGGGGTCGGTGAGGCGCCGGCACGTggagcagaggcaggagcagTGGGTCACGGCGTGCTGGGACTTCGGTTCTGCACATGTGCAGCGTGGGCCCCTCCACCGGACTGGGTAGGAGCCCCAAGGCTGCTTCCATACAGTGGGGGCTGCTGCCGCCGGCACAGGAACAGAGGGACTTCCCGGCCCAGAGGGCACCGGGAGGGCGGAGCGCCGGTGGGTTGGCTCAGCACTCCTTGAACAGCTCACCATGTGGTCTCTGGTGATCCATTCATCCCTCCGTGCTCCAGGCCAGCCAAGACGAGCAGGATCTACTGGCCGGGAAAATAGTCCCTCCTCTGCTTCACTCCAGTGTTAACATCCCGAGAGCACATGAGTTCCACTGTGAAAAGCACTGGGTGCCATGGTGCTACGAGGCATTACAGTTTGGGGAAGGAGGTCTCTTACACCCTGGCCTCTGAGCCTGTGGCACTTCGCCTGCTCTGTTCAGTAAGGCCTGTCTCCCACAGCAAGCAGAAGCCTGCTGGAGCAGGTCTATACAGCCAGGTTCCGAAGGCTTTAGTGTGTTAAGTCCCCCTTTATCATCACGGTTGCTCTCTCAAGGTGCTGCTAGAACTCTCCCAACACATTCACACCCCAAAAGCCCAGGGCTTTATTCTAGATCCTTGAAGGAAGGGGCTTAAcccagaaagacaaaagaagaaaaaggagcagggaggcagagaggctgtTAAGAGTTGGCTTTTATTGTTCTCGTGTATGTGGCTGGGTGCAGAACTGCCCGGCTCACCCCCGGCCACCCCCGGCCCTGGCGGAGCCGGCAGCAGGATGGCTCTGGAGACACCAGCCCTCGGGGTGGCTCACGGGCTCCTCCTGGCATGAAGTGCAAACATTCACAGCCAGACTTCACCGGGAGGGAGACTCGGTCCTAGCTGAAGGCACTTTAATCAGGGCGCACACCCAGGGCCAGAGCTCGCCTGCCTTCTGGTGACGCCGACGCAGCCAGATGCCGCTCTGCTGGCAGCTGGGTGAGGGGCCGGGGAGCAGGGCCGAGGGCCCGCTCACTGGTAGAACTTCTTGTTAGGGCTGTTAGCGTGGTCGATGAGCAGCTGGCACGGGGTGAACTGTTTTCCGTAGGCGGCCTCATACCTCCTGAGCCGGTCCACTACCTTCTGAGCACCGTACAGATCCACGAAGCGGAAGGGCCCTAAAAGGAAAACAGGACCTGCTGCAGGAGACAGGACGAGCTCTCGGATGGAACAAGCTGCCTGCCCAACCCGCAAGACCAACCTCCGAGACACGGGGGAAAGCCGAGCCCGAAGACCGCGCCGATGTCTCCCTCTGTGGGTGTGGCCAGGATCCCTTCCTGCAGGCACAGGACCGCCTCGTTCACAAATCTGGTCACCAGGCGGTACTGGATGTCTTCGTCAGAGGAGCTGCCGACAGGGAGAGACACTCAGGTAGATGAAGTACATGAAGCGTCCCGGGGAGGGACGCAGGAGCTGCGGCTGCAGAAGCGAATGGCGCTCCCAGGGCCAGGCAGTCCGCAGCTCGCAACGGCGCAGAGACGAGCCCGCGGGAAGCCAGCTCTGCTCCTGGAAAAGGTGGTTCAGAGCTCTTTGGCCTAAGTAACCAGAGGCTGGCAGCTAGCGCAGGGCTGGGCAGAGCAGACAGAATCTCCTGCCACCAGCAGCTGTCAGTTACAATGACAGAGAGGGTCTGGCGGGGTGAGAGGGCCCAGGATGCCAGGTTTTCTAGTTGCCCTCCAGACCTTCAGAGGGAAGGCTGGAGCAGGGGTCTTTCCAAGGCTCAGCTGTAGTCCTGACC
The window above is part of the Lutra lutra chromosome 9, mLutLut1.2, whole genome shotgun sequence genome. Proteins encoded here:
- the GAREM2 gene encoding GRB2-associated and regulator of MAPK protein 2 isoform X1: MEKLAAGLAGLRWSMGAFPLDLIVSRCRLPTLACLGPGEYAEGVSERDILLIHSCRQWTTVTAHTLEEGHYVIGPKIDIPLQYPGKFKLLEQARDVREPVRYFSSVEEVASVFPDRIFVMEAITFSVKVVSGEFSEDSEVYNFTLHAGDELTLMGQAEILCAKTTKERSRFTTLLRKLGRAGALAGVGGGGGGPGGAGATGGSTRAIKGKMPCLICMNHRTNESLSLPFQCQGRFSTRSPLELQMQEGEHTVRAIIERVRLPVNVLVPSRPPRNPYDLHPVREGHCYKLVSIISKTVVLGLALRREGPAPLHFLLLTDTPRFALPQGLLAGDPRVERLVRDSASYCRERFDPDEYSTAVREAPAELTDDCASPRRARLCLPAPPRAPPLARAPGPPGDGDQEYVSPDWAGAPDPTAPLAEIPYEELWTHQAAEGLSEGRVRPAPGPDLISFAAPGPSRLEPEAPPPPVPPKSEAVKEECRLLNAPPVPPRGGNGSGRLSGSPPVPPRFPKLQPVHSPSSSLSYYSSGLQDGTGSRSGSGSPSPDAYSLYCYPCTWGDCKAGDSSSRPPPGPPPSTTQPSQAARALAEPLSSRATSLLGADPPIQAYHSCPPLLKPSHPQKRFAPFGALNPFSGPVYSSGPSAASSSGPTTNSGPLATSSPAFSPGPGSPGQAYSAAPPSCPTSSSSSSEWQEPAQESFDPFELHQGSSPEPELLRCQEPRAVGAPCLLPLGPPKTFEPEGLVLRQVPTPLSPVGLQGPEAGGARLLLPQGRLEGPPASPREGAASWGGRDASPWQPPADLSALSLEEVSRSLRFIGLSEDVVSFFARERIDGSIFVQLSEDILADDFHLTKLQVKKIMQFIKGWRPKI
- the GAREM2 gene encoding GRB2-associated and regulator of MAPK protein 2 isoform X2 translates to MEAITFSVKVVSGEFSEDSEVYNFTLHAGDELTLMGQAEILCAKTTKERSRFTTLLRKLGRAGALAGVGGGGGGPGGAGATGGSTRAIKGKMPCLICMNHRTNESLSLPFQCQGRFSTRSPLELQMQEGEHTVRAIIERVRLPVNVLVPSRPPRNPYDLHPVREGHCYKLVSIISKTVVLGLALRREGPAPLHFLLLTDTPRFALPQGLLAGDPRVERLVRDSASYCRERFDPDEYSTAVREAPAELTDDCASPRRARLCLPAPPRAPPLARAPGPPGDGDQEYVSPDWAGAPDPTAPLAEIPYEELWTHQAAEGLSEGRVRPAPGPDLISFAAPGPSRLEPEAPPPPVPPKSEAVKEECRLLNAPPVPPRGGNGSGRLSGSPPVPPRFPKLQPVHSPSSSLSYYSSGLQDGTGSRSGSGSPSPDAYSLYCYPCTWGDCKAGDSSSRPPPGPPPSTTQPSQAARALAEPLSSRATSLLGADPPIQAYHSCPPLLKPSHPQKRFAPFGALNPFSGPVYSSGPSAASSSGPTTNSGPLATSSPAFSPGPGSPGQAYSAAPPSCPTSSSSSSEWQEPAQESFDPFELHQGSSPEPELLRCQEPRAVGAPCLLPLGPPKTFEPEGLVLRQVPTPLSPVGLQGPEAGGARLLLPQGRLEGPPASPREGAASWGGRDASPWQPPADLSALSLEEVSRSLRFIGLSEDVVSFFARERIDGSIFVQLSEDILADDFHLTKLQVKKIMQFIKGWRPKI